In the genome of Hymenobacter taeanensis, one region contains:
- a CDS encoding c-type cytochrome: MEPSEEPIVARLSGLVQVLLLITVALALVVTTVLIQLYWPNTAAPAVSVANEASQGPPPPGSYHRPATPAPDTATIPRTAAGWQIRYGRNLIAHTARYLGPQGSVAHLTNGMNCQNCHLDAGTKGFANNYLAVAATYPKLRARSGTMVTTQLRVNDCIERSLNGRALDDSSREMCAIVAYINWLGHDIPKGKKVYGTGFTKLAYLPRAADPIVGKAVFAAKCQSCHGPNGEGKPQADGREYQYPPLWGRHSYNDGAGLYRVTNLAKYVKAAMPFGTTFDHPQLTDEQAWDVAAFVNSQPRPHLNTPRDWPNISKKPVDHPFGPYTDSFSARQHKYGPYQPIEDAHPQLAKAN, from the coding sequence ATGGAGCCTTCTGAGGAACCCATTGTTGCGCGCCTCTCGGGGCTGGTACAGGTGCTGCTGCTGATTACAGTCGCGCTGGCGCTGGTTGTGACCACTGTGCTAATCCAGCTTTACTGGCCCAACACTGCTGCTCCGGCAGTATCCGTGGCGAATGAAGCCAGCCAGGGGCCACCCCCACCCGGCAGCTACCACCGGCCGGCTACCCCGGCCCCGGACACGGCGACCATTCCCCGAACCGCCGCCGGCTGGCAGATCCGCTACGGCCGTAACCTGATTGCCCACACCGCCCGGTATCTGGGGCCGCAGGGTTCCGTAGCACACCTGACTAACGGCATGAACTGCCAGAACTGCCACCTCGATGCCGGCACTAAGGGCTTTGCCAACAACTACTTGGCCGTGGCTGCTACCTACCCCAAGCTGCGGGCCCGCTCGGGCACTATGGTCACAACCCAGCTGCGGGTGAACGACTGTATAGAGCGCAGCCTCAACGGCCGGGCGCTAGATGACAGCAGCCGGGAGATGTGCGCCATCGTGGCCTACATCAACTGGCTGGGCCACGACATTCCAAAGGGAAAAAAAGTGTACGGTACCGGGTTCACGAAGCTGGCCTACCTGCCGCGGGCTGCTGATCCGATAGTGGGCAAGGCGGTGTTTGCCGCCAAGTGCCAAAGCTGCCACGGCCCCAACGGAGAAGGCAAGCCGCAGGCCGACGGGCGCGAGTACCAGTACCCGCCGCTCTGGGGAAGGCATAGCTACAATGACGGTGCGGGCCTGTACCGGGTCACCAACCTAGCCAAGTACGTGAAGGCCGCCATGCCCTTTGGCACGACCTTCGACCACCCCCAGCTCACTGACGAGCAGGCTTGGGACGTGGCCGCCTTCGTCAACTCCCAGCCTCGGCCGCACCTGAACACGCCCAGGGACTGGCCTAATATCAGCAAAAAGCCCGTGGACCATCCCTTCGGGCCATACACCGACTCCTTTTCGGCGCGCCAGCACAAATACGGGCCGTATCAGCCCATCGAAGATGCCCACCCGCAGCTGGCCAAGGCCAACTAG
- a CDS encoding response regulator translates to MPTSNQIPLLLVDDHPVVVEGLKALLRSEVDLPVAAQANSGDEALQVLAEHPEIRVAVLDLNMPGMTGVELAYTIRQTYPQIRILILSMFHDHASVAEVLEVGCAGYVLKTASKAELSGAIREVAAGRTYFSSEVAATVLQNIQIPASREQMKEARASELTNREREILQLIAREYSNSHIAETLFISERTVETHRKNILTKTNSKSVVGLIQYALRNRLIS, encoded by the coding sequence ATGCCCACTTCTAATCAAATTCCGCTGTTGCTTGTTGACGACCACCCAGTAGTGGTGGAAGGACTGAAGGCATTGCTACGCTCTGAAGTAGATTTGCCGGTAGCCGCCCAAGCCAACAGTGGCGACGAGGCCCTGCAGGTATTAGCGGAGCACCCTGAGATTCGGGTGGCCGTTCTTGACCTGAACATGCCCGGTATGACGGGCGTAGAACTGGCCTACACCATCCGCCAGACCTATCCCCAAATTAGAATTCTGATTCTGAGTATGTTCCACGACCATGCCTCGGTGGCCGAGGTGCTGGAAGTTGGCTGCGCGGGGTATGTGCTCAAAACGGCCTCGAAAGCTGAGCTATCAGGGGCCATTAGGGAAGTGGCAGCGGGCCGCACTTATTTCAGCAGCGAAGTAGCCGCCACGGTATTGCAAAACATTCAAATTCCGGCCTCACGAGAGCAGATGAAGGAGGCTCGGGCCTCGGAGCTAACCAACCGGGAGCGAGAAATACTGCAGCTAATTGCCCGTGAGTATTCAAACTCACACATTGCCGAGACCTTGTTTATAAGTGAGCGCACGGTAGAAACCCACCGGAAGAATATTCTCACAAAAACGAATTCGAAGTCTGTGGTAGGCCTCATTCAGTATGCCCTGCGTAACCGGTTGATTTCTTAA
- a CDS encoding rhodanese-like domain-containing protein produces MFGLFNSASKAYQDLKPAEFSAALRQPGIVLLDVRRPDEFAGGHLPGAVNIDVTAPDFAQRVAALDKAKPTYVYCRSGARSATAAGQLSKVGFEHVSNLLGGVLDWPEQLVR; encoded by the coding sequence ATGTTTGGTCTCTTTAATTCTGCTTCCAAAGCTTATCAGGATTTGAAGCCCGCTGAGTTTTCCGCTGCCCTACGCCAGCCCGGTATCGTTCTGCTGGACGTGCGCCGCCCCGATGAGTTTGCAGGCGGCCACCTGCCCGGGGCGGTCAACATCGATGTTACTGCCCCCGACTTCGCGCAGCGTGTGGCGGCGCTGGATAAAGCCAAACCTACCTACGTGTACTGTCGCAGCGGGGCACGCTCAGCCACTGCCGCCGGCCAGCTCTCCAAGGTCGGATTTGAGCATGTATCCAACCTACTAGGCGGGGTGCTGGACTGGCCCGAACAACTGGTTCGGTAA
- a CDS encoding DsrE family protein: MLTLRPLLTTLLLIGAALTATAQTSATRPTTPVTPPVLLPPNAIFAAKAASYAGAPATKGHYRAVYQLDSSDPKLINQTLHNMKNALEDPRLQGRLELELVVFSGGTVVFRKDQPYEADVLALQQAGVILAQCANSMKAYKLTKDDMLPYISIVPTGNGELIIRQAAGWALVHP; this comes from the coding sequence ATGCTAACTCTTCGCCCCTTACTTACCACGCTGCTACTCATCGGCGCGGCCCTTACCGCCACGGCTCAAACGTCCGCAACGAGGCCCACCACACCCGTCACGCCGCCCGTCCTCTTGCCGCCCAATGCTATCTTTGCTGCCAAAGCCGCTAGCTACGCTGGCGCGCCAGCTACTAAAGGCCACTACCGGGCAGTATATCAACTCGATAGTAGCGACCCCAAGCTCATTAACCAAACCCTACACAACATGAAGAACGCTCTGGAAGACCCGCGCCTGCAGGGCCGGCTGGAGCTGGAGCTGGTAGTGTTCAGCGGCGGCACGGTAGTGTTCCGCAAAGACCAGCCTTATGAGGCCGACGTGTTGGCCCTGCAGCAGGCGGGCGTAATCTTGGCGCAGTGCGCTAACTCAATGAAGGCCTATAAGCTGACCAAGGATGACATGCTGCCTTACATCTCTATTGTACCTACCGGTAACGGCGAGCTGATCATTCGCCAGGCCGCTGGCTGGGCGCTGGTGCACCCGTAA
- a CDS encoding DUF6691 family protein, with product MKNLKYLVLGVLFGIVLTKSEVVSWWRIQEMFRFQSFHMYGIIGSAIAVGLISIQLIKRNHLKTINGEEIKLANKKYNHGTWIGGTIFGLGWALTGACPGPMFAQLGSGVSGAAVLILAALAGTWTYSALRERLPM from the coding sequence ATGAAAAATCTGAAATACCTGGTGCTGGGCGTACTGTTTGGCATCGTCCTGACTAAAAGCGAAGTGGTAAGCTGGTGGCGCATTCAGGAGATGTTTCGCTTCCAGAGCTTCCATATGTATGGCATCATCGGCTCAGCCATTGCAGTGGGCCTGATTTCCATTCAGCTCATCAAGCGCAACCACCTCAAAACCATCAACGGCGAGGAGATAAAGCTGGCTAATAAGAAGTACAACCACGGCACGTGGATCGGGGGCACCATTTTCGGGCTGGGCTGGGCCCTGACTGGGGCCTGCCCCGGGCCTATGTTCGCCCAGCTGGGCAGTGGGGTATCCGGTGCGGCCGTGCTGATTCTTGCGGCCCTGGCCGGCACCTGGACCTACAGTGCTCTGCGCGAGAGGTTGCCCATGTAG
- a CDS encoding YgaP family membrane protein, with amino-acid sequence MDKLLRLIASPGGRVARIAVGTILIGTGLAKGRQSWGLTAAGLLPLAMGAFDWCLLSPLAGLPFEGQELRTVLGPVPKTAGVHSPGSHK; translated from the coding sequence ATGGACAAGCTTCTGCGCTTAATTGCTTCCCCTGGCGGCCGGGTCGCTCGCATTGCCGTCGGCACCATCCTCATTGGTACAGGCTTGGCGAAGGGGCGCCAAAGCTGGGGCCTGACCGCAGCTGGCTTGCTGCCGCTGGCTATGGGCGCCTTCGACTGGTGCCTGCTCTCTCCACTGGCAGGCCTACCCTTTGAGGGGCAGGAGCTGCGCACGGTGCTCGGGCCCGTACCCAAAACCGCCGGTGTGCATTCCCCGGGCAGCCATAAATAG
- a CDS encoding YeeE/YedE family protein yields MLELLRQPWPWYVAGPLIGLTVPALLLIGNKALGISSSLRHVCAACVPAGIPFLTYNWRAEIWNLFFVLGIGIGGFIGYQLLGHADVIAISPETVRDLKAQMHLTDFSGLLPKELFALENLSNWKGWVFLVLGGFLVGFGTRYAGGCTSGHAISGLSNLQWVSLVAVIGFFVGGLLMTWVFYPLLF; encoded by the coding sequence ATGCTTGAGTTACTTCGCCAGCCCTGGCCCTGGTACGTGGCCGGTCCCTTGATTGGGTTGACCGTCCCCGCTCTGCTGCTCATCGGCAATAAGGCCCTGGGCATCAGCTCCTCGCTGCGCCACGTATGCGCCGCTTGCGTGCCCGCCGGTATTCCCTTCCTGACCTACAACTGGCGGGCGGAAATCTGGAACCTATTTTTCGTGCTCGGCATCGGCATCGGCGGCTTTATCGGCTACCAACTCCTGGGCCACGCCGATGTCATTGCTATTTCTCCGGAAACAGTGCGCGACCTGAAAGCGCAGATGCACCTGACTGACTTCTCTGGCCTGCTTCCTAAAGAGTTGTTCGCCCTCGAGAATCTCTCCAACTGGAAAGGTTGGGTATTCTTGGTGCTGGGGGGCTTCCTCGTCGGCTTTGGTACGCGGTACGCCGGGGGCTGCACCTCAGGACACGCCATCTCGGGCCTCTCCAACCTGCAGTGGGTGTCGCTGGTGGCCGTGATTGGCTTCTTTGTAGGCGGTCTGCTGATGACTTGGGTGTTCTATCCGTTGCTATTTTAA
- a CDS encoding MBL fold metallo-hydrolase yields the protein MKIEQFEDKGLAHFSYAILSECAREIVLIDPARDPQPYYNYAKANDATIVSVIETHPHADFVSSHLEIAQTTSATIRVSKLLGADYAHEAFDEGQEFTVGKLTFRALNTPGHSPDSISIVLSREGKDEAVFTGDTLFIGDVGRPDLREKAGNMTAKREELARQMYHSLRDKLMPLVGTVLVYPAHGAGSLCGKALSGANSSTIADEKFGNPMLRELSEEEFVKELLADQPFVPKYFGYDVALNKAGAPSYKPSLLQVNRLASGTALEAGTIIIDTRPEAEFKKGHVNGAINIQQGGKFETWLGSIVGPEEQFYLIAADEATREDLIQKTAKIGYEALIKGALVGTPAIEVTMPKLDVEQFRQHPEQYTIVDIRSATEHRNEPIFAGALSVPLPELRERASEIHTDKPVVVHCAGGYRSAAGSSIVADTLPGTEVLDLGEAVKSFQSASAAH from the coding sequence ATGAAAATCGAACAGTTTGAAGACAAGGGCCTGGCCCATTTCTCCTATGCCATCCTCAGCGAGTGCGCCCGTGAAATCGTGCTCATCGATCCGGCCCGCGACCCACAGCCATACTACAACTACGCCAAGGCCAACGACGCTACAATCGTGAGCGTCATCGAGACCCACCCCCACGCCGACTTCGTGTCCTCGCACTTAGAAATTGCCCAGACTACCAGCGCCACCATCCGGGTGAGTAAGCTGCTGGGGGCCGATTACGCCCATGAGGCTTTCGATGAAGGTCAGGAGTTTACCGTGGGCAAGCTCACCTTCCGGGCCCTGAACACCCCCGGCCACTCGCCCGATTCCATCAGCATTGTGCTCAGCCGCGAAGGCAAAGATGAAGCCGTATTCACTGGTGATACGCTCTTTATCGGGGACGTAGGCCGCCCCGACTTGCGTGAGAAGGCCGGCAACATGACGGCCAAGCGCGAAGAGTTGGCCCGGCAGATGTATCACTCGCTGCGAGACAAGCTGATGCCCCTGGTCGGTACAGTGTTGGTGTACCCCGCCCACGGCGCGGGATCCCTCTGCGGCAAGGCCCTGAGCGGGGCTAACAGCAGCACCATAGCCGACGAGAAGTTCGGCAACCCAATGTTACGCGAGCTGAGCGAGGAAGAGTTCGTAAAAGAGCTGCTTGCTGACCAGCCCTTCGTTCCCAAGTATTTCGGCTACGACGTGGCCCTGAATAAAGCTGGCGCCCCCAGCTATAAGCCGAGCTTGCTGCAAGTGAACCGTTTGGCTTCAGGCACTGCCCTGGAAGCCGGTACCATTATCATTGACACCCGACCCGAAGCCGAGTTCAAAAAAGGCCACGTGAATGGCGCCATCAACATCCAACAGGGTGGCAAGTTTGAAACTTGGCTGGGCTCGATTGTTGGACCCGAAGAGCAGTTTTACCTAATTGCGGCCGACGAGGCCACACGAGAGGATCTGATTCAGAAAACGGCCAAAATCGGATACGAAGCCTTGATCAAAGGTGCGCTGGTGGGTACGCCGGCCATTGAGGTCACCATGCCGAAGCTGGATGTGGAGCAGTTCCGCCAGCACCCGGAGCAGTACACTATCGTGGACATTCGCTCGGCTACCGAGCACCGCAATGAGCCCATCTTCGCCGGTGCCCTTAGCGTGCCGCTGCCCGAGCTGCGGGAGCGGGCCAGCGAGATTCACACGGATAAGCCGGTGGTAGTGCATTGCGCCGGTGGCTACCGCTCGGCGGCGGGCTCCAGCATCGTGGCCGACACGCTGCCTGGCACCGAAGTGCTGGATTTGGGCGAAGCCGTGAAATCCTTCCAGTCGGCTTCGGCCGCTCACTAA
- a CDS encoding class I SAM-dependent methyltransferase produces MHTVPHPAAAEFWDARYESEAYAYGTEPNTYFRQQLDKLPPGRLLLLAEGEGRNAVYAARHGWQVTAVDFSDEARAKAQRLAVAQGVHLDYQVDDVTSLRWQQPGHYDAIGLIYAHLPPVARWAVHAAAAQSLAPGGQLFLEAFSPRQLGLPSGGPKSAELLYTPDILAQDFMGLTVRENHELGVVLHEGSFHSGPANIVRLLATRS; encoded by the coding sequence ATGCATACCGTCCCCCACCCCGCGGCCGCCGAGTTCTGGGATGCCCGTTACGAAAGCGAGGCGTACGCCTACGGCACTGAACCCAACACGTACTTCCGCCAGCAGTTGGATAAGCTGCCGCCCGGTCGGCTGCTGCTGCTGGCCGAGGGCGAGGGCCGCAACGCGGTGTACGCCGCTCGGCACGGCTGGCAGGTAACGGCCGTGGACTTCAGCGACGAGGCCCGCGCCAAAGCCCAGCGCTTGGCCGTGGCCCAGGGTGTGCACCTGGACTACCAGGTGGACGATGTGACCAGCCTGCGCTGGCAGCAGCCCGGGCACTATGACGCCATCGGCCTGATTTACGCCCACCTGCCGCCCGTAGCCCGCTGGGCCGTGCATGCAGCGGCGGCCCAAAGCCTGGCGCCCGGGGGGCAACTATTTCTAGAAGCCTTCAGTCCCCGCCAGCTGGGCCTGCCTTCCGGCGGCCCCAAGTCGGCCGAACTACTCTATACCCCCGACATTCTGGCCCAGGACTTTATGGGGCTCACGGTGCGGGAAAACCACGAGCTGGGCGTAGTCCTGCACGAGGGCAGCTTCCACTCGGGTCCGGCCAATATCGTGCGCCTGCTGGCCACGCGCTCCTAA
- a CDS encoding RICIN domain-containing protein, producing the protein MSIRSACMTNTLTRLLLPLLAVWLITFSAAGQAAFVPDASAWYGLIPRSSGRSLDIANSSTEAGAAAVQWEFTHSNSQQWRFVPAATGSDFYRIEARHSGKCLTLESPDENAPLVQRPWTGSFYQQWKLIPSGPLGSFMLVSRGNDKCVALAAADKFNGTPIVGQRVLNRASQQWKLFKLRLNVDASKPGFGQPEPLMSLNTPGGNELQPVPTPDGKTLYFVRTRYAGNTEGVAESGDIWVSTAPAANSNWAPATRLDALNTPQHNGVMAVVGASGESLLVRGRYERDGSYRDESASKVARNLQGKNVRPAALIIPNYYSAGPATSFYMTPDEQFLLLSLERGDSQGGNDLYLCRPTGDGIWSEPMSLGNVVNSPGYDFAPWLSADTKTLYFSSYGHAGFGNADIFVSERLDDSWTRWSEPRNVGAPLNGPGFDAYLALSADGKQAFYASAPTPNSPADLFRTAASVARPDTVPVPQPAAPTNPAVAARILLTGRTLDAKTRQGLGTEVKAIRLGNDLAFNATARTESTGGAFQMTLPPGSYRLQATRAGYLTATDTVTLTTGSLSRELLLVPAAVGSSLELPTLIFAQGKYSLLPASYTELNRLARTLQDNPTVNIRLEGHTDNQGNAKLNQELSESRVAEVKRYLVTRGITENRITTVGYGGSRPRASNDKEETRKLNRRVEFTITK; encoded by the coding sequence ATGTCCATCCGTTCAGCGTGCATGACAAACACCCTCACTCGCTTATTGCTGCCTTTGCTGGCAGTGTGGTTGATTACCTTCTCAGCCGCTGGTCAGGCGGCTTTCGTGCCCGATGCATCCGCTTGGTACGGGCTAATTCCCCGGAGTAGCGGCCGTTCCCTGGATATTGCCAACTCCTCAACTGAAGCGGGAGCGGCGGCGGTGCAGTGGGAGTTTACTCATTCTAATAGTCAGCAGTGGCGTTTTGTACCCGCTGCCACCGGCAGCGACTTCTACCGGATTGAGGCCCGCCACAGTGGCAAGTGCCTTACCTTGGAAAGCCCCGACGAAAATGCCCCGCTGGTGCAGCGCCCCTGGACCGGCAGTTTCTACCAGCAATGGAAGTTAATTCCTTCGGGCCCCTTGGGCAGCTTCATGCTGGTGAGCCGTGGCAATGATAAGTGCGTGGCCCTGGCAGCCGCCGATAAATTCAACGGTACGCCTATCGTAGGCCAGCGCGTTCTCAACCGGGCTTCGCAGCAGTGGAAGCTATTTAAGCTTCGCCTGAACGTAGACGCCAGCAAGCCTGGCTTTGGCCAGCCCGAGCCCCTGATGAGCCTGAACACGCCCGGAGGCAACGAGCTTCAGCCCGTGCCCACCCCCGATGGCAAGACCCTCTATTTTGTAAGGACGCGCTACGCCGGCAATACCGAAGGGGTGGCCGAATCAGGCGACATCTGGGTAAGCACCGCCCCGGCAGCTAACTCTAACTGGGCTCCTGCCACCCGCCTCGATGCTCTGAATACCCCTCAGCACAATGGCGTAATGGCCGTAGTGGGGGCCAGCGGGGAATCGCTGCTGGTGCGCGGGCGCTATGAGCGCGACGGCAGCTACCGCGATGAAAGTGCCAGCAAAGTAGCCCGGAACCTGCAGGGTAAGAATGTGCGCCCGGCGGCTCTCATCATTCCTAACTACTACTCCGCGGGGCCCGCCACCTCGTTTTACATGACCCCCGATGAGCAGTTCCTGCTCCTTTCACTAGAGCGCGGCGATTCGCAGGGGGGCAACGACCTATACCTCTGCCGCCCCACCGGCGACGGCATTTGGAGTGAGCCCATGAGCTTGGGCAACGTAGTAAACTCACCGGGCTATGACTTTGCGCCCTGGCTTTCGGCTGATACCAAAACCCTGTACTTCAGCTCCTACGGCCATGCGGGCTTCGGCAACGCCGATATTTTCGTGAGTGAGCGGCTCGATGACTCCTGGACGCGGTGGTCGGAGCCGCGCAACGTGGGTGCGCCGCTGAATGGCCCGGGCTTCGATGCCTACCTGGCTCTCTCCGCCGATGGCAAGCAGGCCTTCTACGCCTCAGCACCCACCCCCAATAGCCCCGCCGACCTGTTCCGGACGGCGGCGAGCGTAGCTCGCCCCGACACCGTGCCGGTTCCACAACCCGCTGCGCCCACTAACCCCGCCGTGGCCGCCCGGATTCTGCTTACCGGCCGCACCCTCGACGCCAAAACCCGGCAGGGGCTAGGTACCGAGGTGAAAGCCATTCGGTTGGGTAATGATTTGGCGTTTAATGCCACCGCTCGCACTGAAAGCACGGGCGGCGCCTTCCAGATGACCCTACCACCCGGCAGCTACCGCCTGCAGGCCACTCGCGCCGGCTACCTCACCGCTACTGATACCGTAACGCTTACCACGGGCTCCCTGAGTCGGGAGCTGTTGTTGGTACCTGCCGCCGTGGGCTCTAGCCTGGAGCTGCCCACGCTCATATTTGCGCAAGGCAAGTACAGCCTGCTGCCTGCTTCCTACACAGAGCTGAACCGCCTGGCCCGTACTCTGCAGGATAACCCCACCGTGAACATTCGCCTGGAAGGCCACACCGATAACCAGGGAAATGCCAAGCTTAATCAGGAGCTCTCCGAGTCGCGTGTGGCGGAGGTAAAGCGCTACCTCGTAACGCGAGGCATTACTGAAAACCGCATTACTACTGTTGGTTACGGCGGCAGTCGCCCCCGCGCCAGCAACGACAAGGAGGAAACCCGCAAGCTTAATCGGCGGGTAGAGTTTACCATAACTAAGTAG